In Methylococcus geothermalis, one genomic interval encodes:
- a CDS encoding Lpp/OprI family alanine-zipper lipoprotein, protein MMKATKFAVVLMAAGLTVGCASKSDITNLQTQIDGLKAEQASIKSTADEALSAAQAAESKAGAAEAAARRAAAAAEETNSKLDRMFKKTMMK, encoded by the coding sequence ATGATGAAAGCAACCAAGTTCGCAGTGGTTCTGATGGCCGCCGGTCTGACCGTCGGGTGCGCTTCGAAGTCTGACATCACCAACCTGCAGACCCAGATTGACGGTCTGAAGGCTGAGCAGGCTTCCATCAAGAGCACGGCTGACGAGGCTCTTTCCGCTGCTCAGGCAGCTGAATCCAAGGCCGGTGCAGCAGAAGCCGCTGCTCGCCGCGCTGCAGCCGCAGCCGAAGAAACCAACAGCAAGCTGGACCGCATGTTCAAGAAGACGATGATGAAATAA
- the pdxA gene encoding 4-hydroxythreonine-4-phosphate dehydrogenase PdxA, translated as MFPVHPRLLLTSGEPAGIGPDLCVLLARRSAPCSITVLGDPDLLESRARLLRVPIELRPVASGDAVPPHERGVLHVLPTRQRPGAAPGKLDPAHAAYVLETISEGARACLAGHYDALVTAPVQKSVINDAGIAFTGHTEFIAEITGGWPVMMLATKGLRVALATTHLPLAEVSRAITEERLLRTLRVLHDDLVRRFGLPRPRILVCGLNPHAGEGGHLGREEITVIEPVLARLRQEGMDLTGPLPADTLFLPRNLEHADAVLAMYHDQGLPVLKYAGFGRAVNITLGLPIIRTSVDHGTALALAGTGRIDTGSLEEAIQIAMDMAEIRPAALA; from the coding sequence ATGTTTCCCGTCCATCCCCGTTTGCTGCTGACCAGCGGAGAGCCGGCCGGAATCGGCCCGGATCTGTGCGTGCTGCTGGCGCGGCGGTCCGCTCCCTGCAGCATCACGGTGCTGGGTGATCCCGATCTGTTGGAAAGCCGGGCACGCTTGCTGCGCGTTCCAATCGAACTGCGCCCGGTCGCGTCCGGCGATGCCGTGCCTCCGCATGAACGGGGCGTGCTGCACGTCCTGCCGACCCGCCAGCGGCCAGGAGCGGCGCCGGGAAAGCTCGATCCTGCCCATGCCGCCTATGTGCTAGAAACCATCTCCGAAGGCGCGCGCGCCTGTCTGGCGGGGCATTATGATGCCCTGGTGACGGCCCCGGTGCAGAAATCCGTCATCAACGATGCCGGCATCGCCTTCACCGGCCACACCGAGTTCATCGCGGAGATCACGGGCGGCTGGCCGGTGATGATGTTGGCGACCAAGGGTCTGAGGGTCGCCCTGGCCACCACCCATCTGCCCCTGGCCGAGGTGAGCCGGGCCATCACCGAGGAACGACTTCTGCGGACGCTGCGGGTCCTCCACGACGATCTGGTCCGCCGCTTCGGCCTCCCCAGGCCGCGCATCCTGGTCTGCGGGCTCAATCCGCATGCCGGCGAGGGCGGGCATCTGGGAAGAGAGGAGATCACCGTGATCGAACCCGTGCTTGCGCGGCTGCGGCAGGAGGGTATGGACCTGACCGGTCCGCTGCCGGCCGACACCCTGTTTCTTCCCCGCAATCTCGAGCATGCCGACGCGGTGCTGGCGATGTATCACGACCAGGGTCTTCCGGTGCTGAAATACGCAGGATTCGGCCGGGCGGTGAACATTACCCTGGGGCTTCCCATCATCCGCACGTCGGTGGACCACGGCACGGCGCTGGCACTGGCCGGCACCGGCCGGATCGACACCGGCAGTTTGGAAGAGGCGATCCAGATTGCGATGGACATGGCCGAAATCCGGCCGGCAGCGCTGGCATGA
- the rsmA gene encoding 16S rRNA (adenine(1518)-N(6)/adenine(1519)-N(6))-dimethyltransferase RsmA, with protein MTHIPRKRFGQNFLRDPGVIREIVAAISPKSSDRLLEIGPGEGVLTRELLQSGAHLDVVELDRDLVAALKQRFAGVERLRIHEGDALKFDLRTIAREGRLRVVGNLPYNISTPLMFRLFDQLDAVEDMHFMLQKEVVDRICAGPGDGSYGRLSVMASLYCEARHVFDVGPECFYPQPKVVSAVVRLVPHAAPPDPELVRRVGAVVTAAFGQRRKTLRNALKGVLDETAIDRAGIDPGVRAEELSLEDYLGLARQWNPAKD; from the coding sequence ATGACGCACATTCCGCGCAAGCGCTTCGGCCAGAATTTCCTGCGCGATCCCGGCGTGATCCGCGAGATCGTCGCGGCCATCAGCCCCAAGTCATCGGACCGGCTGCTGGAAATCGGCCCCGGTGAAGGGGTGCTGACCCGCGAGCTGCTGCAGTCCGGGGCGCACCTGGATGTGGTCGAGCTGGACCGCGATCTGGTCGCGGCGCTGAAGCAGCGGTTTGCCGGCGTAGAACGGTTGCGAATTCACGAAGGCGATGCACTGAAATTCGACCTCCGTACCATCGCCCGGGAGGGCCGGCTCCGGGTCGTGGGCAATCTGCCCTACAACATCTCCACCCCGCTGATGTTCCGTCTGTTCGATCAGCTCGATGCGGTCGAAGACATGCATTTCATGCTGCAGAAAGAAGTAGTCGATCGCATTTGCGCCGGCCCTGGCGATGGAAGTTACGGACGCTTGAGCGTCATGGCCTCGCTCTATTGCGAGGCTCGGCATGTGTTCGATGTGGGACCGGAGTGTTTCTACCCGCAGCCCAAGGTCGTATCGGCAGTGGTGCGCCTGGTGCCGCACGCCGCGCCCCCGGATCCCGAGCTGGTCAGGAGGGTGGGAGCCGTTGTCACCGCTGCGTTCGGCCAGCGCCGGAAAACGCTGCGGAACGCGCTCAAGGGTGTGCTGGACGAAACCGCGATAGACCGCGCCGGAATCGATCCGGGTGTGCGTGCGGAGGAACTGTCGCTGGAGGACTATCTCGGATTGGCCCGGCAGTGGAACCCGGCGAAGGATTAG
- the murU gene encoding N-acetylmuramate alpha-1-phosphate uridylyltransferase MurU — MKAMILAAGRGERLRPLTDHTPKPLLPAGGRPLIEHTLEALVRAGFTDIVINIAHLGEQIRARLGDGGGFGARIRYSDEGDHALETAGGIRQALDLLGPGPFVVVNGDIGTDYDFARLRREPAGDAHLVLAPNPPHHPQGDFRLDGDRVTPSPDGISVYTFAGIGLYRPELFAPLPTGRAPLAPLLRQAMAGGRITGELHPGFWLDIGTADRLEAYDRWLHGRRGAQTPPTGSLFDMRRLGR, encoded by the coding sequence GTGAAAGCCATGATCCTCGCCGCGGGCCGGGGCGAGCGCCTGCGTCCGCTGACCGATCACACCCCCAAGCCCCTCCTGCCGGCAGGCGGGCGCCCGCTGATCGAACACACTTTGGAAGCGCTGGTGCGGGCGGGATTCACCGACATCGTCATCAACATCGCCCATCTCGGGGAACAGATCCGCGCGCGGCTGGGCGACGGCGGGGGCTTCGGCGCCCGAATCCGGTATTCCGACGAGGGCGATCATGCGCTCGAAACCGCCGGCGGCATCCGCCAGGCCCTGGACCTGCTCGGCCCGGGGCCTTTCGTCGTCGTGAACGGCGACATCGGCACCGACTACGACTTCGCCCGCCTGCGCCGCGAACCGGCCGGCGATGCCCACCTGGTGCTCGCGCCCAATCCCCCGCATCATCCGCAAGGCGACTTCCGGCTGGACGGCGACCGGGTGACGCCCTCTCCCGACGGAATCTCCGTCTATACCTTCGCCGGGATCGGTCTGTACCGGCCGGAGCTGTTCGCTCCGCTCCCGACGGGACGGGCGCCTCTGGCGCCGTTGCTCCGGCAGGCCATGGCGGGCGGCCGGATCACCGGCGAACTTCACCCCGGCTTCTGGCTGGACATCGGTACGGCGGACCGCCTCGAGGCTTACGACCGCTGGCTCCATGGCCGCCGCGGGGCACAGACGCCGCCTACCGGCAGCTTGTTTGACATGCGCCGTCTCGGCCGGTAA
- a CDS encoding peptidylprolyl isomerase, protein MKISSFKKAARLACLALFAMASLSPAEAAVDRIVAVVDDGVILESELVRKVDEIKRSLRASRTSLPPDAILVRQVLERMIVDKIQIQMAEKMGIQVDDDTLRMAVGQIAQRNNLTPDQFRRSLAQEGLDYGDFLEQVRSEIAMGRLRASQVNNQIKISDREIQHYLEVQGSTGAVADREYRLGHILIATPREASPDEVKKARERADRLVKELKSGLDFKDASIRYSDDPQALEGGDLGWRKLSEIPSHIAEVVAGMKDGEVSDPIRSPGGYHVVKLLAMRGAGEAKLTKTHVRHILIKPNEVQSDEDAKNKLLALKTRIENGDDFGELARGHSDDKGSAIKGGDLGWVKPGALVPPFEEAMNALDENQLSDPVQTQFGWHLIQVLERQESSDTNEVLKNRAREELFKRKVEEETELWLRKIRDEAYVEIRLDETPASSGEDAPSDEGSPETFMR, encoded by the coding sequence ATGAAGATTTCTAGTTTCAAAAAGGCGGCCCGGCTGGCCTGCCTCGCTTTGTTCGCAATGGCGAGTCTGTCACCGGCGGAGGCTGCCGTCGATCGCATCGTGGCCGTGGTGGACGATGGCGTCATTCTGGAAAGCGAGCTCGTCCGCAAGGTCGACGAGATCAAGCGCAGCCTTCGCGCCAGCCGTACTTCGCTGCCACCGGATGCGATTCTGGTCAGGCAGGTGCTGGAGCGCATGATCGTCGACAAGATCCAGATCCAGATGGCCGAAAAAATGGGCATTCAGGTGGACGACGATACCTTGCGCATGGCGGTGGGCCAGATCGCCCAGCGCAACAACCTCACGCCCGATCAGTTCCGCCGCTCGCTCGCCCAGGAAGGGCTCGATTACGGCGATTTTCTGGAGCAGGTGCGCAGCGAGATCGCCATGGGCCGTCTGCGCGCCAGCCAGGTCAACAATCAGATCAAGATCAGCGACCGCGAGATCCAGCACTACCTGGAGGTCCAGGGCAGTACCGGGGCGGTTGCGGACCGGGAATACCGGCTGGGCCACATTCTCATCGCCACCCCGCGCGAGGCCTCGCCTGACGAAGTGAAGAAGGCCAGGGAGCGTGCCGACAGGCTGGTGAAGGAGTTGAAGTCCGGCCTCGATTTCAAGGACGCCTCGATCCGCTACTCGGACGACCCGCAGGCGCTGGAAGGCGGCGATCTCGGCTGGCGCAAGCTCAGCGAGATTCCCAGCCATATCGCCGAGGTGGTGGCCGGGATGAAGGACGGGGAGGTGAGCGACCCCATCCGCAGCCCCGGCGGCTATCATGTCGTCAAGCTGCTGGCCATGAGAGGCGCGGGCGAGGCCAAGCTGACCAAGACCCACGTCCGGCACATCCTGATCAAGCCGAACGAAGTGCAGTCCGACGAGGATGCCAAGAACAAGCTGCTGGCCTTGAAAACCCGGATCGAAAACGGTGACGACTTCGGAGAGCTCGCGCGCGGCCATTCCGACGACAAGGGTTCGGCGATCAAGGGCGGGGATCTGGGCTGGGTCAAGCCGGGCGCCCTGGTGCCGCCGTTCGAGGAGGCGATGAACGCGCTGGACGAAAACCAGCTCAGCGATCCCGTCCAGACCCAGTTCGGCTGGCATCTGATCCAGGTGCTGGAGCGGCAGGAGTCGAGCGACACCAATGAAGTGCTGAAAAACCGGGCGCGGGAGGAACTGTTCAAGCGCAAGGTGGAAGAGGAAACCGAGCTGTGGCTGCGGAAGATCCGCGACGAGGCTTATGTCGAAATCCGCCTCGACGAGACTCCGGCCTCTTCGGGCGAAGATGCGCCGTCCGACGAGGGCTCGCCGGAAACCTTCATGCGCTGA
- the lptD gene encoding LPS assembly protein LptD, with amino-acid sequence MTLAAAWHQPVLAAGNWNCARSTDDKQWECVAKKKDGGAEAPVEPERKAQPARPGEAALPASRPPARLAEPRIAEPPPQGRFVAGPADDEEEETEAAETEKEVPAETPEVAEGETAEESETPPSARAPRPETPLAASRFVPSGTVSVQREAAAPQAVAVNAPSAPTGWTCRPQKESRSWDCNLVGPDPRGVARPVGAAGEPPADWAQATTITEYDEQRFDRLLGMMPSNPWAGTCARGKRESDAAKDFLLTSKDRLARKRAPVEVHGDYGEMDDQEVATFTGNAEVTRYDQHVRGDFLSLNTEADTVNARGSVFYREKGLAFSSDTAFMRMEEDKGVLRNSQFIVETMPSRGVARVAHMDSDTRSRYETATYTTCPPGNTDWLLHADEVTIDKETGRGDATHAWMEFKGVPMFYTPYMDFPVDDRRQSGFLSPTFGQSKVNGFNVSVPYYFNLAPDYDLTVQAREMTSRGPLFGGDFRWLTEHQRVRLLGEIIPEDSQEKKARGQAGFDAMGRWTDNLFTLVDLNYVSDSQYLNQLNNTLGLVSNTFVQSQAYADYTYSNGSVRLLSDYYQNIDPSIPVEQTPYYRLPSLRGNYNEQIGDTGFRFQTNAEVVNFGHGGSNVKGQRLNVRPQISYPIQSPGSFLIPSVALQNTTYMLQNQAAGTANSLNRVAPIFSVDSGLVFDRDFELGSASLRQTLEPRVFYTYVPKINQNDYPIFDSNYYDFTYYQLFRTNRFAGADRLADMNQVTVALTSRFIDQETGWERLTASLGKVFFVTDPSVTLVNPYGSNPLGVVLGPDQGQLTYDNYNKSYANVIGKVDTRLTETFSLGGETQISPYTGRFERGSAGLQYNDRQNNLLNLSYRYRVPLPNQPAIEQTATIGQNTTALNNTDVSFRIPFLKDWHLIGRWQYSLLYNRTLESLVGLEHETCCWRFTVLGREYLNGVNQSNDPTTNTAIFVQMELKGLTRLGDQVDRFLYRAINGYRMPNEDF; translated from the coding sequence ATGACGTTGGCCGCAGCCTGGCATCAACCGGTGTTGGCGGCGGGCAACTGGAACTGTGCGCGCAGTACCGACGACAAACAATGGGAATGCGTGGCCAAGAAAAAGGACGGCGGCGCGGAAGCGCCTGTCGAGCCCGAGCGCAAGGCCCAGCCCGCCAGGCCGGGGGAGGCGGCTTTGCCGGCGTCCCGCCCTCCGGCTCGTCTTGCCGAACCGCGCATCGCCGAGCCGCCGCCGCAAGGCCGGTTCGTCGCGGGTCCTGCCGACGACGAAGAGGAAGAAACCGAGGCGGCGGAGACGGAAAAGGAGGTGCCCGCAGAAACGCCAGAGGTGGCCGAAGGCGAAACTGCCGAGGAGTCGGAAACGCCGCCCTCCGCCAGGGCGCCCCGTCCGGAAACGCCGCTCGCCGCCTCGCGTTTCGTACCCTCGGGGACCGTGTCGGTGCAGCGGGAAGCGGCCGCTCCCCAGGCCGTCGCCGTCAATGCCCCGAGCGCGCCGACCGGCTGGACCTGCAGGCCGCAGAAGGAGAGCCGGAGCTGGGACTGCAACCTGGTGGGGCCTGATCCACGGGGCGTCGCGCGGCCGGTCGGCGCCGCCGGCGAACCGCCCGCAGACTGGGCTCAGGCGACGACGATCACGGAATACGATGAGCAGCGCTTCGATCGCCTGCTCGGCATGATGCCAAGCAATCCGTGGGCGGGAACCTGCGCCCGCGGAAAGCGCGAGTCCGATGCGGCCAAGGATTTCCTCCTCACCTCGAAGGACCGGCTCGCCCGCAAACGGGCGCCGGTGGAAGTCCACGGGGATTACGGCGAAATGGACGACCAGGAGGTCGCGACCTTCACCGGCAATGCCGAGGTGACGCGTTACGATCAGCACGTGAGGGGTGATTTCCTGAGCCTCAATACCGAGGCCGACACGGTGAATGCCCGCGGCAGCGTGTTCTACCGCGAAAAAGGCTTGGCCTTTTCGAGCGACACCGCCTTCATGCGGATGGAAGAAGACAAGGGCGTGCTGCGCAACAGCCAGTTCATCGTCGAAACGATGCCATCGCGCGGGGTCGCCCGAGTAGCCCACATGGACAGCGACACCCGGTCACGCTACGAAACCGCCACCTACACCACCTGCCCGCCGGGTAATACGGACTGGCTGCTGCATGCCGACGAAGTCACCATCGACAAGGAGACGGGGCGAGGGGACGCCACCCATGCCTGGATGGAGTTCAAGGGGGTGCCGATGTTCTACACCCCGTACATGGATTTCCCGGTGGACGACCGGCGGCAATCCGGCTTCCTGTCGCCGACGTTCGGCCAGTCCAAGGTCAACGGCTTCAATGTATCCGTCCCGTACTATTTCAATCTCGCGCCCGATTACGACCTGACGGTGCAGGCGAGGGAGATGACCAGCCGCGGGCCGCTGTTCGGGGGGGACTTCCGCTGGCTGACGGAACACCAGCGCGTTCGCCTCCTGGGGGAAATCATCCCGGAAGACAGCCAGGAGAAGAAAGCCCGAGGACAGGCCGGCTTCGACGCGATGGGGCGGTGGACCGACAATCTTTTCACCCTGGTCGATTTGAACTACGTTTCCGATAGCCAGTATCTGAACCAGTTGAACAATACGCTGGGTCTGGTGTCCAACACCTTCGTCCAGAGCCAGGCGTATGCCGATTACACGTATTCGAACGGTTCGGTGAGGCTGCTGAGCGACTATTACCAGAACATCGATCCGTCGATTCCGGTTGAGCAGACCCCTTATTACCGCCTTCCGAGTCTCAGGGGAAATTACAACGAGCAGATCGGCGATACAGGGTTTCGCTTCCAGACCAATGCGGAGGTCGTGAATTTCGGGCATGGCGGCAGCAATGTCAAAGGCCAGCGGCTGAACGTCCGGCCGCAGATCTCCTATCCCATCCAGTCGCCGGGCAGTTTCCTCATTCCCAGCGTCGCTTTGCAAAACACGACCTATATGCTCCAAAACCAGGCGGCGGGGACCGCCAACAGCCTGAATCGTGTCGCTCCCATCTTTTCGGTGGACAGCGGCCTGGTTTTCGACCGGGATTTCGAGCTGGGGTCCGCATCGCTGCGGCAGACGCTGGAACCCCGCGTGTTCTATACCTATGTGCCGAAGATCAACCAGAACGACTATCCGATCTTCGACAGCAACTATTACGACTTCACGTATTACCAGTTGTTCCGCACCAACCGCTTCGCGGGTGCCGACCGCCTGGCGGACATGAATCAGGTGACGGTGGCGCTGACGTCCCGCTTCATCGACCAGGAAACCGGGTGGGAGCGTCTGACGGCGAGTCTGGGCAAGGTATTTTTCGTCACCGATCCTTCGGTGACACTGGTCAATCCTTACGGCAGCAACCCGCTGGGGGTGGTGTTGGGGCCGGATCAAGGACAGTTGACCTACGATAACTACAACAAGAGTTACGCCAACGTGATCGGGAAAGTGGATACCCGGCTGACGGAAACCTTTTCCCTCGGCGGGGAGACCCAGATATCGCCCTATACCGGCCGTTTCGAGCGAGGTTCGGCAGGGTTGCAATACAATGACCGGCAGAACAATCTGTTGAATTTGAGCTACCGTTACCGTGTGCCGCTTCCCAACCAGCCGGCGATAGAACAGACTGCGACGATAGGTCAGAACACGACTGCCCTCAATAATACGGACGTATCCTTCCGTATCCCTTTCCTGAAGGATTGGCATCTGATCGGCCGTTGGCAGTATTCGCTGCTCTACAATCGAACGCTTGAGAGTTTGGTCGGGTTGGAGCATGAAACCTGTTGTTGGCGCTTCACCGTGCTGGGCCGTGAATATCTCAACGGCGTCAATCAATCCAATGATCCCACGACCAACACCGCCATTTTCGTCCAGATGGAACTCAAGGGTTTGACCCGCTTGGGAGATCAGGTCGACCGCTTCCTCTATCGCGCCATCAATGGTTACCGGATGCCGAATGAAGATTTCTAG
- the alaC gene encoding alanine transaminase: MEEFQRIKRLPPYVFNIVNELKAKERAQGKDVIDFGMGNPDQPTPQHIVDKLIESARKGATHRYSVSKGIPRLRRAICNWYRARYGVELDPESQAIVTIGSKEGLAHLALATVGPGDAILVPNPAYPIHPYGFVLAGADVRHVPLVPGVDFFAELEMAIKTSWPKPKMLILNFPANPTAQCVELEFFEKVVEIAREYKIWVVHDLAYADLVFDGYVAPSILQVPGAEDIAVEFFTLSKSYNMPGWRVGFMCGNRELVSALGRIKSYLDYGTFTPIQVAAITALEGPQDCVEEIRLMYQSRRDVLCKGLNDIGWPVEKPKGTMFVWARIPEQYQSLGSLEFAKKMLLDAHVAVSPGIGFGEFGDDHVRFGLIENEHRTRQAIRGIRDMMRKDNAV; the protein is encoded by the coding sequence ATGGAAGAATTTCAGCGCATCAAACGCCTGCCCCCTTACGTTTTCAACATCGTCAACGAGCTCAAGGCGAAGGAGCGGGCGCAGGGCAAAGACGTCATCGACTTCGGCATGGGCAACCCCGATCAGCCGACGCCGCAGCACATCGTCGACAAACTGATCGAGTCCGCGCGCAAGGGCGCCACCCATCGCTATTCGGTGTCCAAGGGCATCCCCCGCTTGCGCCGGGCCATCTGCAACTGGTACCGGGCACGCTATGGCGTCGAACTCGACCCCGAGTCCCAGGCCATCGTGACGATTGGCTCAAAGGAAGGCCTGGCGCATCTTGCGCTCGCCACCGTGGGACCGGGCGATGCCATCCTGGTGCCGAACCCGGCCTACCCGATCCACCCTTACGGCTTCGTCCTGGCCGGCGCCGATGTCCGCCACGTGCCGCTGGTGCCCGGGGTCGATTTCTTTGCCGAACTGGAAATGGCGATCAAGACGTCCTGGCCCAAACCCAAGATGCTGATCCTGAATTTCCCGGCCAATCCCACGGCGCAATGCGTGGAGCTGGAATTCTTCGAGAAAGTCGTCGAAATCGCCCGAGAGTACAAGATCTGGGTGGTGCACGACCTGGCCTATGCCGACCTGGTGTTCGACGGCTACGTCGCCCCCTCGATCCTGCAGGTACCGGGCGCGGAAGACATCGCCGTGGAGTTCTTCACGCTGTCCAAGAGTTACAACATGCCCGGCTGGCGGGTGGGCTTCATGTGCGGCAACCGCGAACTGGTATCGGCACTGGGGCGCATCAAGTCTTACCTGGACTACGGCACCTTCACGCCGATCCAGGTCGCGGCGATCACGGCGCTGGAAGGCCCGCAGGACTGCGTGGAGGAAATCCGGCTGATGTACCAGAGCCGCCGCGATGTGCTGTGCAAAGGCCTCAACGACATCGGCTGGCCGGTGGAAAAACCCAAGGGCACCATGTTCGTCTGGGCCAGGATTCCCGAGCAGTACCAGAGCCTGGGCTCGCTGGAATTCGCCAAAAAAATGCTGCTCGACGCCCATGTCGCGGTGTCCCCCGGTATCGGCTTCGGTGAGTTCGGCGACGACCATGTGCGCTTCGGCCTGATCGAGAACGAGCACCGCACCCGCCAAGCCATCCGCGGCATCCGCGATATGATGCGCAAGGACAACGCCGTATAA
- a CDS encoding aminoglycoside phosphotransferase family protein: MINSPGIATDNRFEALLRWLPVALGRCPDDIRPISGDASFRRYFRIRTGDASHIAMDAPPARERLRPFVHAAGLMENAGVHIPRIFAADEEQGFLLMSDLGDTNYLQQLACGDADLLYADALETLTRVQLRIDAADCGLPAYDEDLLLRELELFPDWFLGGLLGLELGTAEEALYRRLSLHLIESAVRQPVVVVHRDFHSRNLMVTQERNPGVLDFQDAVVGPITYDLVSLLRDCYIAWPEARVKRWMDDYRQRLADSGSRAVADSETFQRWFDFMGLQRHLKAVGIFARLHLRDGKDGYLPDIPRTLRYILDVAGRYPELGEFHRFLDLRVCAAMDEAAAA, translated from the coding sequence TTGATTAACTCCCCCGGCATCGCTACCGACAACCGCTTCGAAGCGCTTCTGCGCTGGCTTCCAGTCGCCCTGGGACGGTGCCCCGACGACATCCGACCGATATCGGGCGACGCCAGCTTTCGCCGTTATTTCCGGATCCGGACGGGCGATGCCAGCCATATCGCGATGGACGCCCCGCCGGCACGGGAAAGACTGCGGCCCTTCGTTCACGCCGCCGGCCTCATGGAGAACGCGGGAGTACACATTCCCCGCATCTTCGCCGCCGACGAGGAACAAGGCTTCCTGCTGATGTCCGATCTCGGCGACACCAACTACCTGCAGCAACTGGCGTGCGGAGACGCCGACCTCCTGTACGCCGATGCGCTGGAAACGCTGACGCGCGTGCAACTCCGCATCGATGCCGCCGACTGTGGCCTTCCCGCCTATGATGAAGACCTGCTGCTGCGGGAACTGGAACTGTTTCCCGATTGGTTCCTCGGCGGACTGCTGGGCCTGGAACTCGGCACCGCAGAGGAAGCGCTTTACCGGCGGCTCTCCCTGCACCTGATCGAATCGGCGGTGCGGCAACCCGTCGTCGTCGTCCATCGCGACTTCCATTCCCGCAACCTCATGGTCACCCAAGAACGCAATCCCGGCGTGCTCGATTTCCAGGACGCCGTCGTGGGCCCCATCACCTACGATCTGGTCTCCCTGCTGCGGGACTGCTACATCGCCTGGCCCGAGGCCCGCGTCAAGCGCTGGATGGACGATTACCGCCAACGCCTCGCCGACAGCGGATCGCGAGCCGTAGCCGATAGCGAAACCTTCCAGCGCTGGTTCGACTTCATGGGTCTGCAGCGCCATCTCAAGGCCGTGGGCATCTTCGCCCGGCTCCATCTGCGCGACGGCAAGGACGGCTATCTGCCCGACATTCCCCGTACCCTGCGTTACATCCTGGATGTCGCCGGCAGATACCCGGAATTGGGGGAATTCCATCGTTTTCTCGACCTGCGCGTCTGCGCGGCCATGGACGAGGCCGCCGCCGCGTGA